Proteins encoded within one genomic window of Gammaproteobacteria bacterium:
- a CDS encoding glycosyltransferase, with protein sequence MNRPPLESVSEEAHGLLETTHYLDQVSLVRKIGSMIGVIFRRPKSFFRCGGIYFRARPMKNARDYVRLAYHLMEACYLYGKYRNRGIQHLHAHFVNGPSSIAMFLSFLLDVPYSFTMHASLIWLDPVALYNKLDTCKFCASISEYNRDYVTSEYGTRFFEKIEIVRCGIDMEKLVAIERRETPEAKPFTIVGVGQLTKRKGFHVLIKACGILKDRGLEFQCLIVGEGTQRTDLESLITRHQLEDMVTLEGAQPQEEIPSYLRQADIFALPCVIADDGWRDGIPVALMEAMAHEIPVVSTNILGLPELIDSGENGVLVESGDALALADSIESLMHSDDLRHNLGEKGVEKIESDFNVERSVEKLAVLF encoded by the coding sequence ATGAACCGACCGCCCCTGGAATCTGTCTCCGAGGAGGCGCATGGACTGCTCGAGACTACGCATTACCTCGATCAGGTTTCGCTGGTAAGGAAAATCGGGTCGATGATCGGTGTGATCTTTCGTCGCCCGAAGTCCTTCTTCCGTTGTGGAGGCATCTATTTCAGGGCCAGGCCAATGAAGAATGCACGGGACTATGTACGTCTGGCGTATCACCTGATGGAGGCATGTTATCTGTACGGAAAATACAGGAATCGCGGGATACAGCATTTGCACGCTCATTTCGTCAATGGACCGTCCTCCATCGCCATGTTCCTGTCCTTTCTTCTCGACGTCCCCTACTCGTTTACCATGCACGCGTCACTGATATGGCTTGATCCGGTCGCACTGTACAACAAACTTGATACGTGCAAGTTCTGCGCCTCGATATCCGAATACAACCGGGACTACGTGACTTCGGAGTACGGGACCCGTTTCTTCGAAAAAATAGAGATCGTACGTTGCGGAATCGATATGGAAAAGCTCGTCGCCATCGAGCGCCGCGAGACACCTGAGGCAAAGCCTTTCACGATTGTGGGAGTGGGACAACTCACGAAGAGAAAGGGGTTTCACGTCCTCATAAAGGCTTGCGGGATACTGAAGGACCGGGGGCTTGAGTTCCAATGCCTGATCGTTGGAGAAGGCACGCAGCGTACGGATCTGGAATCGTTGATTACCCGGCATCAACTCGAAGACATGGTGACACTGGAGGGCGCGCAACCGCAGGAAGAGATTCCCTCATACCTTCGGCAGGCCGATATCTTCGCGCTGCCGTGCGTGATCGCGGATGACGGCTGGCGAGACGGTATACCGGTCGCATTGATGGAGGCCATGGCCCATGAGATCCCCGTCGTCTCCACGAATATTCTTGGGCTGCCGGAACTAATCGACAGTGGCGAGAACGGTGTGCTGGTGGAATCGGGTGACGCGCTTGCGCTGGCCGATTCCATCGAGTCGCTGATGCATTCGGATGATCTACGTCATAACTTGGGAGAGAAGGGGGTCGAGAAGATCGAGTCCGACTTCAATGTCGAACGTTCCGTCGAAAAACTGGCGGTGCTGTTCTGA